ggcacaccgctggtcacaggcctccagtttgaaaaacaaccctccacaaccacccttggcttcagtcgccaagccagttttgtatccaatggactacctcgccctggattcccTGAGATTGAACCTTTtggaacaacctaccatgtggtaccttgtcaaaggccttgctaaagtccatgtagacgacgttgactgcactgccctcatctaccttcttggttaccccttcaaacaaCTCAATCatatttgtgagacatgactttccccttacaaagtcatgctgactttccctaattagcccttgcctgtctaaatgactGTAGATCCtgaccctcagaataccttctcgcaaCATACCTACTACAGAAATGAGACTCACCAGTCTATTGTTCCCAGGCttctccctacagcccttcttaaacaaaggcacaacatttgctaccctccaatcttcaggcacctcttctGTGGCTGTCGATAATTTAAATATCTCAACTAggaggccggcaatttcctccccagcctcccacaacatcatgggatacatttcatcaggtcccggggatttatctaccttgatgcgctttaatacctccagcacctccttctctgtaatatgtgttctcctcaagacatcactttttatttccccaatttccctaacattcatgcctttgtcaacagtaaatactgacgagaaatattcatttaggacctctcctgtcccttgtggagctgcacatagatgaccttgtttattcctaagaagctctaccctctccctcgttactcttttaccctttatgtatctgtaaaagctctttggattctcctttgcctgatCTGCCAAGGCAATCACatatcccctttttgccctcctgacttccttcttaactctactccaacaaccctatactcttcaagggatccacttgatcccagctgcttatgcatgtcatatgcctccttcttccttttgaccatggcctcaatatcatccagggttccctccttctaccagccttaccctttactctaagaggaatgtgctcaccctgaaccctggttaacccacttttgaaagactcccacttaccagctgtccccttgcttgTAAACAGGCTCCCACAATTAACTTTTGAAAGTTctgggcagcacggaggcgcagtggctagcactgcagcctcacggcgccaaggtcccgagttcaatcccggctctgggtcactgtctgtgtggagtttgcacattctccccgtgtttgtgtgggttttgcccccacaacccaaagatgtgcagggtaggcggattggccacgctaaattgccccttaattggaaaaatgaattggatactctaaatttcaaaaataaaattttgaaagttcctgcctaatacatcgaaattggccttgccccaatttagaattttaacttttgggccagaactatcattctccatagctatcttaacactaatggaattatggtcactggtcccaaagtgaaccCTCACTGACACTTCCATCACCTGCCCTTCCTCATTCATTCactgcaacttcattgcagtgttaatataattgtgacaatatagattatgatTGGGTCTAACATCGGTGCTGACTGAAACATAGAAATTCGAagcaagaggccattcgacccttcaagcctgctcctccattcattatgaccaaGTTCAAAGCCCTgatgatcccgccttcccctcttattcctttagctccaagagctctctatacatttaattccttcttgaaattacacaatgttttggcctcaactactttctgtgtcgcagtgaattccagattcaccactctctgggtgaagaaaattctcctgtcctcaaagatttaccccttatcctcaaactatgacccctagttctgaacgGTGGAGCTAATTCATAAGATCTGCCCAAGTtgcatctgccatttaatgtgtgATTTACAGTTTATGGTCAACCTCAACTTTTGTTAATTCATATTTAGGTCATGTGGATTCTGGATTTTAAGAGTCAAGGTTATTTGAGATAGCGTTGGTTTTCTTTATTCTACTCTTGCAAAGTAACAGTTGGTTTCAAAGTGGGATTGCGCGTCTTCATTCATTGCGAATAGCTGCAAGTACACTTATTCTTCACTTTAAAAAAAGTTGCCGTTCTTCTCCTAAAttgtaagaaatgaaatgaaaatcgcttattgtcacaagtaggcttcaaatgaagtcactgtgaaaagcccctagtcgccacattccggcacctgttcggggaggctggtacgggaattgaaccgcgctgctggcctgctttcaaagtcagcgatttagccctgtgctaaaccagctcttcAATGAACCTTTTAGGTTATCATTCCCCACTCGTGAAACTAACTCTTTTTAAACCTCGAAAGTTCCCCTCTGGTCCTTTCAAATCCAAAAAAGCATGTCTTGGAGGTATGGATGGGAATGAAATACACTCTGCTGCGTTTATTTTTCTTTTGGTTGAAGGTGAGGGTGGATTATTGAAACGTGTTCAATATCCTTGTTCCATTCCCACCAGCAAAAGTGTAACGCATTCAACTActtatttgtctatatgtgtgcgtggaatctgcacattctccgtgggtttcctccgggcgctccggtttcctccaaggccCTAAAGACGTGctcgctaggtgaattggacattccgaattctccctcagtgtacccgaacaggcgccggagtttgaagatgaggggattttcacagtaacttgatcgcaaaggttaatgtaagcctacttgtgacaattatagaTCACTTGCAAAGCCTGAAGAGGTAATGATGCCATCGCCctcctccccaaacacacacatggCTAAAAATGCTAACAGTAAGAAGAGACAAAGACAATTGTTTACCATCAGTTTCCGTCATATAATTTGAGGGAAGAAATAGGTCATTGCAAATTTGAATTCCGAGACAACATGCACATTCAGcctttttttgaggggggggtaaGAGATCTATAGCTGGAAATATAGCTTTGGGTACTTTTGGGCGAGGGAGGGTTGTGGCACCGCCCTCCCCCAGTTCAGCGTTGGAATGAAGTGGCAAAGCCCTCTTAGCCCTCTAGATGTCGGTGCAGGGGGGTCCCTGCAAAAAGCCTTGGGTGGGTGGGCGTGTGTGGTGTCTCTACATTCGCTCCCCTCCAGGATGACAGGagtgccgccgccgccgctcccccGCCACCCTCTCCAGCGCATCCTCACTTCCAGCCGGCGTACGTGGTGACCGCCTTGGCGCCCTCGGCgacggcgtgcttggccagctcGCCGGGCAGCAGGAGGCGCACGGcgctctggatctcccgggaggagAGCGTGCGCCGCCGGCTGTAGCGGACCAGGCGGGAGGCCTCGCAGGCCAGCCGCTCGAAGATGTCGCCGACGAACAAGTCCAGGACCGAGGTGGCCTGGCAGGAGATGTTGTTCCGCGGGTGGATCTGCTTCAGCACCCGGTGGATGTAGAGGCTGTAGCTGGCCTTGCGCCGCCGCTTCCGCTCGCTCCGGGTGCCCCCCGACCGCCTCGCCTTCCTGACCCATTTCTTCGGCTCCGCGCCCTTGCACTCAGGCATGATGCTCAGTGCTTCAGGGGGCGCCGGCCGCCGGCGCCGCCTATTTAACAGCTGGCCGTATGCAAATGAGGGATCGGAAGGCGCCGCGTCGCCATTGGCCGAGAGGGCAAGGGCAGGGCATTGTGACGCGCGCTGACGATTGAGGCCAATCGGCCAATCCGGGGCCCCTCAACCGCCTCGTCGTGCCCCCTTGAAGGCTCAATTGAGCAACGTTTGACCGCCCGCCGCCTCTCAGGGATGTCCGCGCCCGGGAGTGCTGTGTGTGTTATATGTGGGAGAGGCAGACGTCGGAGCAGAGGGTGTGAAAATGTAGAGTCCccgattgtttttccaattaagcagcaaaattgtgtggccaatccacctaatctgcacatcatagaatttacagtgcagaaggaggccatttggcccatcaagcctgcaccggccctgggaaagagcaccccacccaagcccacacctccaccctatcccagtaaccccatctaaccttttggacactaaaagaaatctatcatggccaatccacctagaacatagaacatacagtgcagaaggaggccattcggtccatcgagtctgcactgacccacttaagcccacacttccaccctatccccggaacccaaaaacccctcctaaccttttttggtcactaagggcaatttatcatggccaatcacctaaccagcacatcttttggctgctgtgggaggaaaccggagcatccggaggaaacccatgcagacacggggagaacgtgcagactccgcacagacagtgacccaagccgggaatcgaacctgggaccctggaactgtgaagcaaatgtactaaccactgtgctaccgtgctgcccctaactcctttaggttgtgggggtgaaacccgcacagacacggggagaatgtgcaaacgccgcacagacggtgacccggggcctggatcgaatccgggacctcagcgccatgaagcagctgtgctaaccactgtgccatcgtgcatgCCACCCCAGAGTTAGATTCTCACCTTATTGCTCAGATGCAAAATGGATGTTTCGGATAGGCCGCCCCCTTGAAGGAACAGCCCAGTCTGCTcaagtggccattcagccctttgagcaggCCCCTCTAGAGTTCGTAAGATCACGGCGGATCTGGTTGCAGTCTCAGCTCCAGCTGCTGGATTTTATGGTGCCGTCGCggaaggggtgtggggctggaaaaTGTGTCAAGCCATTggaaattccacccgtcatccccgTTTGCCACCCCATATTTCTAATTCCCCCATCAATCAGGAATCTGCCAACATTGAATAAATGTATAAATTACCTAGCCTCCTGAAATTTACAAGCAAGAGAATTCGGCAGGCTaacgactgtgagagtgagagagagaaaaaaatctccGCCTAAAATGATAGACCTCTTATACTGAAACTGCATAATGGGCAGCCTCATTAGTTTACACACGGATAACAAATTAAAAATGGACTCTCAATGCCTTAATATATAAATGAGCAAATCGGTTTCCCTCCCACATCAGAAATTTCTCCCCTTTAGTTTTAAATCGCAGACATTCTGGACTCCTGTGAGCAGTCAATGAGGATGTACAAGGGCAAAGGGGATTCGTCAGTAGGGGAATGGAATCATGAATTATTTGCTCAGTCACACTTTTCTTAAACTTGTCTCAAACAACCCTTCTCAATACGTTGGTTACTGCATGCAGGCACTTGACCACTTTGTCCAGAGTGATCAAAATCGCCCTTGTTCTTTAGCCTGAGGAACAAGACTCAAAATCATTCTTCAACACTTCAGGGGGGTAGAACCTGGAAGGTCGGAGACCTATTGCCAGAAATTGGAATGAGAAGCATCCACGGTCACATCTTGGGTTTATTGGTTATTGACTTAAGTAAAagtctggtttagcatagtgggctaaacagctgcctaGTAATGCATAACAatgccagcaacgtgggttcaattcctgtacatgcgttcccgaacaggcgccggaatgtggagactaggggcttttcatagtaacttcattgaagcctacttgtgacaagctattgTTATTAAGTATTTTGGCAATGGGATTTggctgtatatatttttttaaatacttgcatttacatggtgtatttcaCAGTTTCAGGACCTTTgcagccagagaagatttgaagtgAAGTATggccattgttgtaatgtagggatatgggccaaatgaaggcaagtgggactagcttagtgatagaaactgggcggcatggaccagctgggccgatgggcctgtttccatgcaataaacatttatgactctatgaatgctgcactgtcagaggtgctgcctggTGGCTGGAGAAAATCCTGCAAGACAACAGTGAGCACAGCTTCAAAATACCTTGGGAAAGTCAGGAACGACACTACACAAGAGGGGAATGCAAGATTCCCTGAGACATATTTGGCCTGATTTGATTGGGGAAGGCAAAGGGCAGGTGGCAAAGTTTAGTTTGCCCTGAGAAATAGTGTGTGGCTCCATGAAGGTGGGCTGGGGGCGGAGCACCACACGGTGGCACTGTAGGCATCCTATGGATTCTATGGGTGGGGCGAGGAGCATGCGCCGACTCCCAGTGGGAGGACTCGCCACGATCGCGTCCGCTTTGAGTGGTGGGGAGCACGTGCCCAGTggactgggagggggtggggtcaagTGCCGCTTCCCAGTGGGAGGACTGGTCACTATCGCGTCCGCTCTGATTGTTGTGGAGAACTGGGTTGGGGAACACGTGAGTTGGGGAGCATGCGCCGACTGAGTTGGGGAACACGTGCCGAGTGAGTTGGGGCGCATGCGCCGACTGAGTTGGGGAAGGGCCGAGTGAGTTGGGGAGCATGCGCCGTGGGTTGGGGAACCCGTGCCGTTTGAGTTGGGGAGCATGCGCCGTGGGTTGGGGAACCCGTGCCGTGTGAGTTAGGGAGCATGCGCcgtgggctggggaaaacgtgccgagtgagttggggagcatgcgccgtgggttggggaaaacgtgccgagtgggttggggagcatgcGCTGTGGGCTGGGGAACCCCTGCCGTTTGAGTTTGGGAGCATGCGCCGTGAGTTGGGGAACCCGTGCCGTGTGGGTTGCGGAGCATGCGCcgtgggctggggaaaacgtgccgagtgagctggggaaaacgtgccgagtggGTTGCGGAGCATGCGCcgtgggctggggaaaacgtgccgagtgagctggggaaaacgtgccgagtgggttggggagcatgcgccgtgggctggggaaaacgtgccgagtgagttggggagcatgcgccgtgggctggggaaaacgtgccgagtggattggggagcatgcgccgtgggctggggaaaatgtgccgagtgggttggggagcatgcGCCGACTGAGTTGGGGAATACGTGCGAGTGAGTAGGGGAGCATGCGCCGACTGTGTAGGGGAATACGTGCCGAGTTGGGGAGCATGCGCCGACTGAGTTGGGGAACACGTGCCGAGTGAGTTGGGGAGCATGCGCcgtgggctggggaaaacgtgccgagtgggttggggagcatgcgccgtgggctggggaaaacgtgccgagtgggttggggagcatgcGCAGAGGGGTTGAGGCCAGGCGGCGGCTCCCAGTGGGAGGATTCGCCTCTATCGCGTCCGCCTTGGGTGTTGAAAAGGCGGCGCCGCTGCCGCCCGCCTGCTAATTGCAGTGTCGGCGCCGAGGAGCGCGGGAAGCGCTCAGTCTGGGAGGGGCGGCGAAGTGAAGGCGCCGCCGTCGCCAATGGTTTTGGGCGGTCGGCGCGGAGGCCCCTCCCGGGGCAGGGAGACCAGGCGGCGGAGGGGCCCGGCGCTGCCGCCCAACGGGCGCCAGGCCGAGCCGGCGGTGGGATTGCCCACCGTGTCGGAACACATCGTGGAGGCGGTGGCCTCCTCCCGGGAGCGCCGCGGCCTCTCGCTGGCCGGCGTCAAGAAGGCGCTGTCGGCCGCCGGCTACGACGTGCCGCGGATCAACTCGCGGGTGAACCAGGCGGTGCGGAGCCTGGTCAGCGGCGGCTCGCTGCTGCAGACGGCGGGCACCGGGGCCTCGGCCTCCTTCAGGATCAACCGGCAACACCTGGAGGGCCAGAGCCGCCCGGCCGCTGCCGCCCCCACCCAcaggacccggcgggggggcggccGGCAGCAGCGGAGAGCGGCCCCCGGCCCCAGAGCCAAGGTGAAGAGCCCGGGCCGGCTCCCCAAGAAGAAGAAGCCGGGAGGAGGCGGCCAAAGGAAGGCCGCCGGCGACCGCAGGAGAAGCACCAAAGCCACCGGCGTGCGGAGGCTGGGCGGGCGGCTCCGCAAAGCGGGCAAGGAGCCGGCGGCGCCACGGGCTGATCCGGCCGCCGGGCACGAAGGGGAAGGAGAGGCGGCGGCAACGGAGGAAACCAGCGGGCGGCAAAGAGGCAGAGCGGGCAAGGAGGAGAAATAAAAAGCAGACACAAAACaaaaaggctcttttcagagccaccgACTCCCTCCGAGAAAGAGAAACAATCACAACATCAAGCCAACACCAGACAACACCATCAATAAATCCCTGAGCAACACAACAAATAATAGCTAAAAACAACCGCATCTGAGGGGGAATGAGAACCAGTTTTAAAGGGGAAAACTTTCCGCTGCCTCCTGGCGAGATCGGAGTCTAATGGGAGACCCCCACGTCCAAACTTGGGACCATTCCTGGGCTGTTAGTCAACCTGACCTGATTTGACTTCTCGCACCCATCAGAAATCTTGCTTTAGGATTTTAATAAAAGACGCTCCCTCTTCCAGATTTATAAATATTAGCAGATATTCTTTTACGGGGAATTTGCTTCTTTTGGGTTTGAATATTAGTTTGAATATTTGTGAGATTCCTGCAATCAGGAGCTTTAGAACTCCCGTCCCAGAGAAGAGAAGAGGGGAAGGAGAGGCACAGCATCCTGACTTCGCAATCGTCTGGGACCGATCCTGCCCGAAAACATTTCTTTTAGGAGGCTGTGGGATTTGAATTTAGAGGGAGTTTGACGGCTTTGTGGGAAAGTCACAGGCGATTTCATATCGACACAGCATAAATCAATCATTGCATAAGATTTGAACAATTAAGATTTGATATGTACAGACTCAAATTAAATATTACTAAAGATTTGACAAATTAAACATTTATGTACAGACGCAAATTAAATACCAAAGATTTGATAAATGAAACAAGATTTGATATGTACAGGCGCAAATTAAATATTACTTAAAATTTGATACATTAACCATTAAGATTTGATATGTACAGACGCAAAATATTATTTAAGATTTGACAAATTAAACATTAAGATTGGATATGTACAGATGCAAATTAAATATTACTTAAGATATGATGCATTAAACATTAAGATTTGATATGGACAGACGCAAATTAAACATTACTTAAGATTTGCTACATTAAACATTAAGATTGGATATGTACAGATGCAAATTAAAGATTACTTTAGATTTGATACAGTAAACATTTAGATTGGATATGTACAGATGCAAATTAAAGATTTCATATCCAGACATAAACTATTTTTGGTTTTGGGACTATTTCCACGCCTCCCTGCCCCCTCCTTCACTCAAAGGCAACTTTTGAAATAAATACTTCCCTGTGATTTGTGCGAATTGAAACCAGGACGAGTCAATTGGAATGGAGGATTTGAAATCCTTCATTTGCATAGGGCTGTGTATATCAGGGTGGCGCCAGGGCCTGGGACTTGCATCACTCCTCAGGAAGGAGACTGAAGACCGGGCCATGCCGACCGCCGCCGTCTCCATCAGCGCCACGGCCGTGGGCTCCAAGGGCTCCCTCTCCAAGAAAGGCTCCAAGAAGACGGCGATGAAAATGTCCCGGAAGGGCGACAGGAAGCACAGGCGGAGCCGCAAGGAGAGCTACAGCATCTACATCTACAAGGTGCTGAAGCAGGTGCACCCGGACacgggcatctcctccaaggccatgagtgtCATCAACTCCTTCGTCAGCGACATCTTCGAGCGCATCGCCGGCGAGTCCTCCCGCCTGGTCCACTACTCCCGGCGCCAGACCATctcctcccgggagatccagagcgCCGTGCGCCTCCTGCTGCCCGGCgagctggccaagcacgccgtcTCCGAGGGCACCAAGGCGgtcaccaagtacaccagctccaagtagacCAGAGCGGTTACAAAATCAACCCGCACAACCAAAACAAAACGGCTCTTCTAAGAGCCACTTACCAAGGTCTTCACGGAGCTAGCAACCTACCTTCAATGTTATCTCCAATCGTTTACAACAACCAGGGAAACCCAACTTAGCACAACTTCAAATTTACCAAAACCGCTTCAAATTTACCAAAACCGCTTCGAATTTACCAAAACACCTTCAAATTTACCA
This window of the Scyliorhinus torazame isolate Kashiwa2021f chromosome 14, sScyTor2.1, whole genome shotgun sequence genome carries:
- the LOC140389183 gene encoding histone H2B-like, which encodes MPECKGAEPKKWVRKARRSGGTRSERKRRRKASYSLYIHRVLKQIHPRNNISCQATSVLDLFVGDIFERLACEASRLVRYSRRRTLSSREIQSAVRLLLPGELAKHAVAEGAKAVTTYAGWK
- the LOC140390567 gene encoding histone H2B type 1-A-like, translated to MEDLKSFICIGLCISGWRQGLGLASLLRKETEDRAMPTAAVSISATAVGSKGSLSKKGSKKTAMKMSRKGDRKHRRSRKESYSIYIYKVLKQVHPDTGISSKAMSVINSFVSDIFERIAGESSRLVHYSRRQTISSREIQSAVRLLLPGELAKHAVSEGTKAVTKYTSSK